In Prochlorococcus marinus XMU1404, the sequence GTGAGGGTTTATAAGTTTCTGACCACCTATATTCACTTTTTGGCACGTTTTTACTAGAAATTAATCCTTTAGTATTATCTTTTAATCCAAAGGTATCCCATCTAGTGGAGTTGGATACAATAATATTTGAATATATCTCTTCCCCATTTGAGAGTTTAACTCCTACCGCTTTCTCATCCTTTAAGAGGATTTCAGTCACATTGGCTTTATATCTAACTTTTCCTCCTAATTTTTCAATACCAGAAACAAACTTCTCTGCTATGGTTCCAACTCCCCCTTTTGGATAATTTATCCCCCCAGCATGCCTATCTGTAAATACCATACCCGCATTAATCATAGGGGTTTTTAGAGCTGGCATTACAGACCAACAAAAACATTCGATATCGATAAATTTTAAAAGTTCAGGATCTTTTATAAACTTTCTCGCAACATCTCCTGCATTTGCAGGTAACCATCTAGCTAACCCTAAACAGGATAATGGAGATTTAAAGAAAACTTTAAAAAGATAACTTGGATCCTCTATTGATAAAAGAGGCATTGAATCTAAACATTTAAATACACTTGCACAAGTATCATAGAATTTCTTGATACCTTTTTTTTCCTTGGGGAAACTAGCTGATAATTTGCTTATAAATTGATCATAATTTTTATCTACAGAAATATTAAAATTATGTGGTAAGTGATATTCCAGTTGAACAGGATCGGGAATGGTTTCGCATTTTTCATTCACATCTTTCAAAGCACGAGTTAATAAATTGGTATAACCTTTATCTCCAAATCCAAAAATCATTGAAGCACCTACATCAAAGGTATAGCCTTTTCTCTTAAAAGAGCCTCCACTCCCGCCTGGAATAATATATTTTTCAAGAACTAATACTTGAGCTCCTTTCGCCGCCAATTGTGAAGCAGTTACTAACCCTCCTATTCCTGAGCCAATAATAATTGCATCGAAGTTTACCTTATTTAATTCCATTTTTTGATCTTTGATAATTAATCTTAGTAAATTTTGCTAAGTAAGTGTTCTTTATCAAAACAAGAATTTAGTTTATTTTTAAAATCATTCAAGGCTTCTGTAGATCTTTCTTGATAAGCTTTATACCTTAATCTTTTATCTTTTATTCTTTTAGTTAGTTCTGGAACTAAACCAAATGAAGCAGGCATTGGTTGGAATTTATTCTTTTTCTGATTAGATAATATTTGATTTTTGTTACTGATAAAATTCATTAGAGAACCAATCATTGATTGATCAGGAAAACTTACTGGTTTTTTACCCTTAGCTAATAAGGATGCATTTATTCCTGCAAGCAAGCCCCCTGCTGCTGCTGCTGCATAACCTTCAGTCCCCGTTATTTGACCCGCAGCAAAAAGGTTTTCTCTTTTCATAAATTGCAATGTCGGTAAAAGTAATTTTGGAGATTCTAAAAAAGTATTTCTATGCATCACTCCAAAACGTACAAACTCAGCCTTTTCTAAACCAGGAATCAACCTAAATATTCTTTTTTGCTCAGACCATTTGAGGTTAGTTTGAAAACCTACCATATTAAGCAATTTTCCTTCTAAATCTTCTTTCCTTAATTGGACAACAGCATGAGGTCGCTTTTTCAATCTATTTTCTCTGTCAAATAAATCTCCCCATTTTGGATCCCACAAACCAATAGATTTCAAGGGTCCGTATCTCATTG encodes:
- the crtH gene encoding carotenoid isomerase, which encodes MELNKVNFDAIIIGSGIGGLVTASQLAAKGAQVLVLEKYIIPGGSGGSFKRKGYTFDVGASMIFGFGDKGYTNLLTRALKDVNEKCETIPDPVQLEYHLPHNFNISVDKNYDQFISKLSASFPKEKKGIKKFYDTCASVFKCLDSMPLLSIEDPSYLFKVFFKSPLSCLGLARWLPANAGDVARKFIKDPELLKFIDIECFCWSVMPALKTPMINAGMVFTDRHAGGINYPKGGVGTIAEKFVSGIEKLGGKVRYKANVTEILLKDEKAVGVKLSNGEEIYSNIIVSNSTRWDTFGLKDNTKGLISSKNVPKSEYRWSETYKPSPSFVSIHLGVEKNLISDNFNCHHIIVENWDELESEKGVIFVSIPTLLDSSLAPEGKHIVHAFTPSSMSEWEGLSRKEYLQKKEKYFSFLLEKISTILPNLEQNIDHKEIGTPKTHKKFLGRHEGSYGPIPSKKLLGLLPMPFNTTKIQNLYCVGDSCFPGQGLNAVAFSGYACAHKIGAKLNINSFKLPD